A genomic window from Glycine soja cultivar W05 chromosome 10, ASM419377v2, whole genome shotgun sequence includes:
- the LOC114370617 gene encoding IST1-like protein, whose amino-acid sequence MPMLRCFFNKAFKASKCATLLQLTIPRIKLLRNRREVHLKQMRRDVAKLLEAGQEAKASLKVEHVMREENIMAAQDIIQLFCELIAARIAFVQSQRKCPLDLKEAISSVCFAAPRCADLPELLQVQSLFASKYGKDFVSAATDLTPDCSVNGQLIELLSVQAPSQEKKLKLLKEIAVEHKLDWDPTASETKSFKKHEDLLNDPIQFCSQCVSKLPLPEEKHTEVDLQSSSQSGSLGSDKHKPNTSFDKKDSEQSMSFISTPLDNKLTKKNGAHVSDSSFENPFFVSVGNKSETEREHFTEQNAANDYDDGGINNVEFEPAFSFSHSSSFPSFDIPKEDFGSSLHNHSVLDDKSSHHQLKRLPSLDDYSGFSYPNLFTPKNSNNWSHTFR is encoded by the exons ATGCCAATGCTTCGTTGCTTCTTCAACAAAGCCTTTAAAGCCTCCAAATG TGCAACCTTGTTGCAACTCACAATTCCACGCATAAAGTTGCTGAGAAACAGAAGAGAGGTTCATCTGAAGCAGATGCGAAGAGACGTTGCTAAGCTACTTGAGGCTGGTCAAGAAGCCAAGGCTAGCCTTAAG GTGGAGCATGTTATGAGAGAGGAGAACATCATGGCTGCTCAAGACATCATTCAACTCTTTTGTGAACTTATTGCTGCACGCATTGCATTTGTTCAATCACAAAG GAAATGTCCCCTTGATTTGAAGGAAGCAATATCTAGTGTATGTTTTGCTGCACCAAGATGTGCGGATCTGCCAGAGTTATTGCAGGTTCAGTCGCTATTTGCTTCCAAATACGGAAAGGATTTTGTATCTGCAGCAACTGATCTCACCCCTGACTGCAGTGTTAATGGCCAG TTAATAGAGCTGTTGTCAGTTCAAGCACCTTCACAGGAAAAGAAACTGAAACTTCTAAAAGAAATTGCTGTTGAGCATAAGTTAGACTGGGATCCAACTGCCTCAGAAACCAAGTCCTTTAAAAAACATGAGGACTTACTG AATGACCCCATTCAATTTTGTAGTCAATGTGTGTCAAAATTGCCTCTTCCTGAAGAAAAACACACTGAAGTTGATCTTCAATCATCAAGCCAATCTGGATCACTTGGATCAGACAAACATAAACCTAATACTTCATTTGATAAAAAGGACAGTGAACAGTCTATGTCATTCATCTCAACTCCCCTTGATAATAAGCTTACCAAGAAAAATGGTGCACATGTGTCAGATAGCAGCTTTGAGAATCCATTCTTTGTAAGTGTTGGTAATAAATCTGAAACAGAAAGGGAACATTTCACTGAACAAAATGCTGCAAATGACTATGATGATGGTGGCATAAATAATGTGGAGTTTGAGCCTGCCTTCTCATTCTCTCATTCATCAAGTTTTCCTTCATTTGATATACCCAAGGAAGATTTTGGTTCTTCCCTACACAATCATTCTGTATTGGATGACAAATCCTCTCATCACCAGCTTAAGAGATTGCCTTCACTAGATGATTATTCGGGTTTCTCATACCCAAACTTATTCACCCCAAAAAACTCAAATAATTGGTCTCATACATTCAGATAA